The Alteriqipengyuania halimionae genome contains a region encoding:
- a CDS encoding aminoglycoside phosphotransferase family protein yields the protein MSELPEGADTFLAAAGWGAAESTALTGDASFRRYWRLKRGEDSALLMHAPPPQEDIRPFVKVDRWLCEHGLRAPEIHAENEEHGFVLLEDFGAARMRDYLDEWPQDETETYRGAIDALVDLHTKPAGPFPEYGWSEYAREVGLLTEWYAPAQGLEVDEGGYIDAWQDAMLPVLRNQRQGVTVLRDYHAENIMLLGALGRQGLLDFQDALVGHKAYDLVSLLQDARRDVSPELERAMLDHYLSKTDPGEDFEADYARLGAQRNAKIVGIFTRLWKRDGKPRYLDLIPRVWNLMERDLAHPALEPVAKWFDTNVPRELRDNLGGEFQR from the coding sequence ATGAGCGAACTGCCTGAAGGCGCCGACACTTTCCTTGCCGCAGCCGGATGGGGCGCGGCCGAATCCACCGCGCTGACAGGCGATGCCTCGTTCCGCCGCTACTGGCGGTTGAAGCGCGGTGAAGACAGCGCGCTGCTGATGCACGCACCGCCCCCACAAGAGGACATCCGCCCCTTCGTCAAAGTCGATCGCTGGCTGTGCGAACACGGATTGCGTGCGCCGGAAATCCATGCCGAAAACGAAGAGCACGGCTTCGTCCTGCTCGAAGATTTCGGCGCGGCAAGGATGCGCGACTATCTCGACGAATGGCCGCAGGACGAGACCGAGACCTATCGCGGTGCGATCGATGCGCTGGTCGATCTGCACACCAAGCCGGCCGGACCTTTCCCTGAATACGGATGGTCCGAATACGCCCGCGAAGTCGGACTGCTCACCGAGTGGTATGCTCCCGCTCAGGGGCTCGAGGTCGACGAGGGCGGATATATCGACGCCTGGCAGGACGCCATGCTCCCGGTGCTGCGCAACCAGCGGCAAGGCGTCACCGTGCTGCGCGATTACCATGCCGAGAACATCATGCTGCTGGGTGCGCTGGGGCGGCAGGGCTTGCTCGATTTCCAGGACGCCCTGGTTGGTCACAAGGCCTACGATCTGGTCTCGCTGTTGCAAGATGCGCGGCGCGACGTTTCGCCCGAGCTCGAGCGCGCGATGCTCGATCACTATCTGTCCAAAACCGATCCGGGCGAAGACTTCGAAGCCGACTATGCGCGGTTGGGCGCCCAGCGGAACGCAAAGATCGTCGGCATCTTCACGCGGCTGTGGAAGCGCGATGGGAAGCCGCGCTATCTCGACCTGATCCCGCGCGTCTGGAACCTGATGGAACGCGATCTGGCCCATCCGGCGCTCGAGCCGGTCGCCAAATGGTTCGACACCAATGTCCCGCGCGAATTGCGCGACAATCTGGGCGGGGAATTCCAGCGATGA
- a CDS encoding nucleotidyltransferase family protein translates to MIELVSDTAMVMAAGLGKRMRPLTATQPKPLVKVAGRHLIDHTLDALADAGVAKAVVNVHYLADALEAHVKPRKNPAVVISDERDLLLETGGGMVRAQGRLPDPFFCLNSDNVWLDGPRDVFHELSLGWDADRMDALLLVVRHHNAGNYRGQGDFYLDPVGRITRREPGRIAPYIYTGIQLVSHRLLRDAPEGKFSTNVLWERAIEEERLYGLVHTGEWFEVGTPQAIAPTEAALAER, encoded by the coding sequence ATGATCGAGTTGGTGAGCGATACGGCCATGGTGATGGCGGCGGGTCTAGGCAAGCGGATGCGTCCGCTTACTGCGACCCAGCCCAAGCCCCTGGTCAAGGTGGCGGGACGTCACCTGATCGACCACACGCTCGATGCGCTCGCCGATGCGGGCGTGGCGAAGGCGGTGGTCAATGTCCACTACCTGGCCGATGCGCTCGAAGCGCATGTAAAGCCGCGCAAGAATCCCGCCGTCGTGATTTCGGACGAGCGCGACCTGCTGCTGGAGACGGGCGGGGGGATGGTCCGCGCGCAGGGCAGGCTGCCAGACCCATTCTTCTGTCTCAATTCGGACAATGTCTGGCTCGACGGTCCGCGCGACGTGTTCCACGAGTTGAGCCTGGGATGGGACGCGGACAGGATGGACGCGTTGCTGCTCGTCGTTCGCCACCACAATGCGGGAAATTATCGCGGGCAGGGCGATTTCTATCTCGATCCGGTTGGCCGTATCACGCGCCGCGAGCCGGGGCGGATCGCGCCCTATATCTACACGGGTATCCAGCTCGTTTCGCACCGCCTGCTGCGCGATGCGCCCGAAGGCAAGTTCTCGACCAATGTGCTGTGGGAGCGCGCGATCGAGGAAGAACGGCTCTATGGCCTGGTGCATACCGGCGAGTGGTTCGAGGTCGGCACCCCGCAGGCGATCGCGCCAACCGAAGCCGCTTTGGCCGAGCGCTGA
- the addB gene encoding double-strand break repair protein AddB: MGAGAPQIYTIAAHRGFADALVAGLIPRYREEGFGLARVTLLLPSRRAARTVTEAFVRASDGGLLLPRMVVVGDLDLDEALGSLLDPIGEANDTIPPAIDPTRRRLELAALLHEHDPRRNRGEEPPPASARLREADLIGRTIDRLLVEGVSSDALLSDRVLELVPDLADHWKASTLVFATIERLWQERLAQFGQVDPPTRRNLLFDHAARRWRDDPPASPIVAAGVTSASPSLARLLRVVSELPQGAVILPDLALADRLDDDVWDGLGRAGVPEEVDGAPIGRRDALTHPQYHLKLLLNRMGVNRAEIDQWHRAGMTAARPERSKAIANLFLPPGPSARWADLGSEDRRLEGVTLMESANSEEEAQAIAILVREALETPERRVALVTPDRGLAARVVAHLRRWNIAADDTAGTPLPQTAPGRLFLLSAEMLGGEGGPVALTALLQHPLVMRSGNRKSWLENARKFDRALRGPRPAPGLAPLRALAVEKHIRDWWDEAEALIAPLFDPPTTLPLNQALRQLSTTIEALGGTTVWGGAEGRALSAFIENLRTAAETVPTDVEPRELPSILRDVMEDIAVRPPWGGHPRVSIYGLLESRMSRAELVICGAMHEGSWPASPTPDALLPPPVMRALGVPDGEFRIGLSAHDLAAALGAPDVVLSHARRDESGPVIPSRFVQRVRALMGEDLAQRHTDERTPALARSIDWTGRTDPAPRPAPDPAAERRKVPIAVTALDRLLGDPYQFYASEILRLKSLDGLDDEPSAKWKGTAAHKILQRWHEGEGDLETIAREELAKMSGHPLVRHLWWPRLREALDWVADETEKMRADGRIPIAIEEKGTAQVCGATLVGRADRIDRLPDGSLAILDYKTGAPPSKAQVEKGFALQLGLIGLMARAGAFKGVAGDPELFEYWSLGRLPKTEQFGHIADPHPTPRGKRGIPREEFLDRTAHFLRMAVEKYIDGREPFLARENPDYEAYTDYDHLMRLEEWIASPDDEEAAEDAL, from the coding sequence GTGGGCGCGGGCGCTCCGCAGATCTACACGATCGCAGCGCATCGCGGATTCGCCGATGCGCTCGTCGCCGGTCTGATCCCGCGTTATCGCGAGGAGGGGTTCGGTCTCGCGCGGGTTACCCTGTTGCTTCCGAGCCGTCGTGCCGCGCGCACCGTGACGGAGGCGTTCGTTCGCGCGTCGGATGGTGGCCTGCTGCTGCCTCGCATGGTGGTGGTGGGCGATCTCGACCTCGACGAGGCGCTTGGCTCGCTGCTCGATCCGATTGGCGAAGCGAACGATACCATTCCACCGGCAATCGATCCCACCCGCCGGCGGCTCGAACTCGCGGCACTGTTGCACGAGCACGATCCGCGCCGCAATCGGGGCGAAGAGCCACCGCCCGCCTCGGCGCGCTTGCGTGAAGCCGACCTGATCGGGCGGACGATCGACCGCCTGCTGGTGGAGGGCGTTTCCTCCGATGCACTGCTCTCCGATCGCGTGCTCGAACTGGTGCCCGATCTCGCCGATCACTGGAAAGCCTCGACGCTTGTGTTCGCGACCATCGAGCGGTTGTGGCAGGAGCGGTTGGCGCAATTCGGCCAGGTCGACCCACCGACCCGGCGCAATCTCCTGTTCGACCACGCGGCCCGGCGCTGGCGCGACGATCCGCCCGCAAGTCCGATCGTCGCGGCGGGCGTCACCAGTGCCTCGCCTTCGCTCGCGCGGTTGCTGCGCGTGGTCAGCGAATTGCCGCAAGGCGCGGTGATCCTGCCCGACCTGGCCCTGGCCGACCGGCTCGATGACGATGTCTGGGACGGACTTGGGCGTGCAGGCGTGCCTGAAGAGGTCGATGGCGCGCCGATCGGGCGCCGCGACGCGCTCACTCATCCGCAATACCATCTTAAACTGTTGCTCAACCGGATGGGCGTGAACCGCGCCGAGATCGACCAATGGCACCGCGCCGGGATGACCGCCGCGCGTCCCGAACGCAGCAAGGCGATCGCGAATCTCTTTTTGCCGCCGGGCCCCTCGGCGCGCTGGGCCGACCTCGGCAGCGAGGATCGGCGTCTTGAAGGCGTTACTCTGATGGAAAGCGCCAATTCCGAAGAGGAAGCGCAAGCCATCGCGATTCTCGTCCGCGAAGCGCTCGAAACGCCTGAAAGGCGCGTCGCGCTGGTGACCCCCGACCGCGGACTCGCCGCCCGTGTGGTCGCTCATCTGCGGCGCTGGAATATCGCGGCTGACGATACGGCGGGCACACCCCTGCCGCAGACAGCACCGGGACGCCTGTTCCTGCTTTCGGCGGAGATGCTGGGCGGCGAGGGCGGGCCGGTCGCGCTCACGGCGCTGCTCCAGCACCCTCTCGTGATGCGCTCCGGAAACCGCAAATCGTGGCTTGAGAATGCGCGCAAATTCGACCGTGCCTTGCGCGGGCCGCGTCCGGCTCCGGGCCTGGCTCCGCTGCGCGCGCTGGCCGTTGAAAAGCATATCCGAGACTGGTGGGACGAAGCCGAAGCGCTGATTGCACCGCTGTTCGATCCGCCCACAACTCTGCCGCTCAATCAGGCGCTGCGCCAGCTTTCGACGACGATCGAGGCGCTGGGCGGAACGACTGTGTGGGGCGGCGCGGAGGGCCGTGCGCTGTCCGCCTTCATCGAGAACTTGCGAACCGCTGCCGAGACCGTGCCGACCGACGTCGAACCGCGCGAGCTGCCGTCGATCCTGCGCGATGTGATGGAAGATATCGCGGTGCGACCGCCCTGGGGCGGACATCCGCGCGTTTCGATCTACGGCCTGCTCGAAAGCCGGATGAGCCGTGCCGAACTGGTGATCTGCGGCGCGATGCACGAAGGCTCCTGGCCTGCTTCCCCGACGCCCGACGCGTTGTTACCGCCGCCGGTCATGCGTGCGCTCGGCGTTCCCGATGGCGAGTTTCGCATCGGGCTTTCGGCGCACGATCTCGCCGCCGCACTCGGCGCGCCGGATGTCGTTCTCAGCCATGCGCGCCGCGATGAAAGCGGGCCGGTGATCCCTTCGCGGTTCGTCCAGCGGGTGCGAGCCCTGATGGGCGAGGATCTGGCGCAACGTCATACCGATGAACGCACCCCCGCGCTTGCTCGCTCGATCGACTGGACGGGACGCACCGATCCTGCGCCACGGCCCGCGCCCGACCCCGCGGCCGAGCGGCGCAAGGTGCCGATCGCGGTCACCGCGCTCGACCGGCTGCTGGGCGATCCCTACCAGTTCTACGCCTCGGAAATCCTGCGTCTGAAATCACTCGATGGCCTCGATGACGAGCCTTCGGCCAAGTGGAAGGGTACGGCAGCGCACAAGATCCTCCAGCGCTGGCACGAAGGCGAGGGCGATCTCGAAACGATCGCGCGCGAGGAGCTTGCAAAGATGTCGGGCCACCCGCTGGTGCGTCATCTGTGGTGGCCGCGCCTGCGCGAGGCGCTGGACTGGGTGGCCGACGAGACCGAAAAGATGCGCGCGGACGGTCGTATTCCGATCGCGATCGAGGAAAAGGGCACCGCGCAAGTCTGCGGCGCGACGCTGGTGGGACGGGCCGACCGGATCGATCGCTTGCCCGACGGCTCGCTCGCTATTCTCGATTACAAGACCGGTGCGCCGCCTTCGAAAGCGCAGGTCGAAAAGGGATTCGCGCTGCAGCTCGGGTTGATCGGGCTGATGGCGCGCGCGGGCGCGTTCAAGGGCGTGGCGGGCGATCCCGAACTGTTCGAATATTGGTCGCTGGGCCGCCTTCCCAAGACCGAGCAATTCGGCCACATCGCCGACCCGCATCCGACCCCGCGGGGCAAGCGCGGCATCCCGCGCGAGGAGTTCCTCGATCGCACGGCCCACTTCCTGCGCATGGCCGTCGAGAAATACATCGACGGGCGCGAGCCGTTCCTGGCGCGCGAGAACCCCGATTACGAGGCGTATACCGACTACGATCACCTGATGCGGCTCGAGGAATGGATCGCCTCACCTGACGACGAGGAAGCGGCGGAGGATGCCCTATGA
- the addA gene encoding double-strand break repair helicase AddA, with the protein MSAVHRLEGAQAEAVDPRDTVWLGASAGTGKTQVLSARVLRLLLEPGVSPSQILCLTFTKAGAAEMAERVNGVLARWVRMKDDELGKELAHIGADVGEETLNRARTRFAAVLDCPGGGLRIDTIHAFSTWLLSAFPYEAGLPPGLRAMEEREQDLLSREVLAELLVDAEAVGDTASLDALASLSLRFGPDGAEAFLRRCAKHIEAWKGTRGFQPPVRPRLMRMLGLEADASPDDLPALCADGAFPLESLGLCRSILEDWGTKTGLTGAATIAQWQALDPAARLAAIDEFYGTVLNKDGTPKQIANILKVDDRYGPAIDDVNQALDSIAEQRRLIELADWLAPAYELGRRYALAWDEAKQREGLIDFDDQIRLAAHLLTDAVPADWIRFKLDRRFDHILVDEAQDTNADQWQIILDGLADDFWRGEGQHGTETRTLFVVGDYKQAIFGFQGTSPENFRKARDRVRTRMADYAEAWRSANSRARAESAPRPLRELGLGRSFRTTQPILSIVDEAIEAIGHEEIGLRAQDVEPHAGEHGPGLVGLWRPIGGEDEDEREEGEGGDWLQPSDRRLAKRIARQVKAWIDAGFALHKRGGKRVSPGDIMVLVRRRKQLAGLIVARLHEEGVAVAGVDRLRLGDPLAVKDVLSALRFAAQPLDDLNLAALLVSPLVGWSQEQLLDHGYREDRVRLWDHLRASSHSDVAQVLLQFEPLLAQADFEPPQKILHWLLTGPWEGRRKLVSQLGREANDPLDELLNAAHAYAVSQVPSLSGFLHWLDAGEGELKREAGSAGDQVRVMTVHGSKGLQSPIVILADAADNPNNSQTDRLDIEEPDPAGDPLTLPLPKLSKDHLVGPLAPILEDAKAEMLREHWRLLYVGMTRAEEALFVTGSLGAREKKPHDDSWYARLQALFDEGEWRDDPIWDATNVRGKAGDGVAKTSAGPDPEPEKPAWLTTPIGPEPRPPRPLAPSSLGEDEAPDPPLPSDALAVAARRGTLIHALLERLPEVPEGERQERALRWLEKQADDLAHDMRAEMASSAIAVLDDPQWAELFGPRALAEVPIAATVGEAVIAGTIDRLLIEDERILIVDFKTTLRPPHALDGVPGSTIRQMAAYAASLRAIYPGRSVEAAVLYTHTPQLIGLPDALLVSEGPEARAERRNV; encoded by the coding sequence ATGAGCGCGGTCCATCGTCTCGAAGGTGCGCAGGCCGAAGCGGTCGATCCGCGCGACACCGTCTGGCTCGGAGCGTCTGCGGGGACGGGGAAGACGCAGGTGCTGTCTGCCCGCGTCCTCCGCCTGCTGCTCGAACCCGGCGTGTCGCCGTCGCAGATCCTGTGCCTGACCTTTACCAAGGCGGGCGCGGCCGAAATGGCAGAGCGCGTCAACGGCGTGCTCGCCCGCTGGGTGCGGATGAAGGATGATGAACTGGGCAAGGAGCTTGCCCATATCGGCGCCGATGTCGGAGAAGAGACGCTCAACCGCGCGCGCACGCGGTTTGCGGCGGTCCTCGATTGTCCGGGGGGCGGGCTGAGGATCGATACGATCCACGCTTTCTCGACCTGGCTGCTCTCGGCGTTCCCCTATGAGGCGGGCCTCCCTCCCGGCCTGCGGGCGATGGAAGAGCGCGAGCAGGACCTGCTGTCGCGCGAGGTTCTGGCCGAACTGCTAGTCGACGCCGAAGCGGTGGGAGACACAGCGTCGCTCGATGCGCTTGCCTCGCTTTCGCTGCGGTTCGGGCCGGATGGCGCGGAAGCGTTCCTGCGGCGATGCGCCAAGCATATTGAGGCGTGGAAGGGCACGCGCGGGTTCCAGCCTCCGGTCCGCCCGCGCCTGATGCGGATGCTGGGGCTGGAAGCCGATGCATCGCCCGACGATCTGCCTGCGCTGTGTGCCGACGGTGCTTTCCCGTTGGAATCGCTGGGTCTTTGCCGCTCGATCCTCGAGGATTGGGGGACGAAGACGGGCCTGACAGGCGCGGCGACGATCGCACAATGGCAGGCGCTCGATCCTGCGGCGCGGCTTGCAGCCATCGACGAATTCTACGGCACCGTGCTCAACAAGGACGGGACGCCCAAGCAGATCGCCAACATCCTGAAGGTCGACGATCGCTACGGACCGGCGATCGACGACGTCAATCAGGCGCTTGATTCGATCGCCGAACAGCGCCGACTGATCGAACTCGCCGACTGGCTCGCGCCGGCGTATGAATTGGGGCGCCGCTATGCGCTGGCATGGGACGAAGCCAAGCAGCGCGAAGGCCTGATCGATTTCGACGACCAGATCCGCCTCGCCGCACATCTCCTGACCGATGCCGTTCCCGCCGATTGGATCCGGTTCAAGCTCGATCGCCGCTTCGATCATATCCTGGTCGACGAAGCGCAGGATACCAATGCCGACCAATGGCAGATCATCCTGGACGGGCTGGCCGACGATTTCTGGCGCGGCGAAGGCCAGCACGGGACAGAAACCCGCACGCTGTTCGTGGTCGGCGACTACAAGCAGGCGATCTTCGGCTTTCAGGGCACCAGCCCCGAAAACTTCCGCAAGGCGCGCGACCGGGTGCGGACGCGGATGGCCGACTATGCCGAAGCCTGGCGCAGCGCCAACTCCCGCGCGCGCGCTGAATCGGCTCCCCGCCCCTTGCGCGAGCTTGGGTTAGGTCGTTCCTTCCGCACCACCCAGCCCATCCTCTCCATCGTCGACGAAGCGATCGAGGCGATCGGGCATGAGGAAATCGGCCTCCGCGCGCAGGACGTCGAACCCCATGCCGGCGAGCACGGGCCGGGGCTGGTCGGGCTCTGGCGTCCGATTGGCGGAGAGGACGAGGACGAACGCGAAGAAGGCGAGGGTGGCGATTGGCTCCAGCCCAGCGATCGCCGTCTCGCCAAGCGGATCGCGCGGCAGGTGAAAGCCTGGATCGATGCGGGCTTCGCGCTCCACAAGCGCGGCGGCAAACGCGTGAGCCCGGGCGACATCATGGTGCTGGTTCGGCGGCGCAAGCAACTGGCTGGCCTGATCGTTGCCCGGCTGCATGAGGAAGGCGTCGCGGTGGCCGGGGTCGACCGTCTGCGGCTCGGCGATCCGCTGGCGGTCAAGGATGTGCTTTCCGCGCTGCGCTTTGCCGCGCAGCCGCTCGACGATCTCAATCTCGCCGCGCTGCTGGTCTCCCCCCTGGTCGGATGGTCGCAGGAGCAATTGCTCGATCACGGCTATCGCGAGGACCGGGTGCGGTTGTGGGATCATTTGCGTGCGTCCTCGCATTCCGACGTTGCGCAGGTCCTGCTGCAGTTCGAACCGCTGCTGGCGCAGGCCGACTTCGAGCCCCCGCAGAAGATCCTCCACTGGTTGCTGACCGGGCCGTGGGAAGGGCGCCGCAAGCTCGTCTCGCAATTGGGGCGCGAGGCCAACGATCCGCTCGACGAATTGCTGAACGCTGCCCACGCCTATGCCGTGTCGCAAGTGCCGAGCCTTTCAGGCTTCCTCCATTGGCTCGACGCGGGCGAGGGCGAGTTGAAGCGCGAGGCGGGGAGCGCGGGCGACCAGGTGCGGGTCATGACCGTGCATGGATCGAAGGGGCTGCAATCGCCGATCGTGATCCTTGCCGATGCGGCCGACAATCCGAACAACTCGCAGACCGACCGGCTCGATATCGAGGAGCCCGATCCCGCAGGCGATCCGTTGACGTTGCCCCTGCCCAAATTGTCGAAAGATCATCTGGTCGGCCCGCTGGCGCCGATCCTCGAAGATGCCAAGGCCGAAATGCTGCGCGAACACTGGCGCCTGCTGTATGTCGGCATGACGCGCGCGGAAGAAGCGCTGTTCGTCACCGGGTCGCTTGGCGCACGTGAAAAGAAACCCCACGACGATAGCTGGTATGCGCGGCTCCAAGCATTGTTCGACGAGGGCGAGTGGCGCGACGATCCGATCTGGGATGCTACCAACGTCCGGGGCAAGGCTGGCGATGGTGTGGCCAAGACTAGCGCAGGGCCCGATCCGGAGCCCGAAAAGCCGGCATGGCTTACCACGCCGATCGGCCCCGAGCCGCGTCCTCCGCGCCCGCTGGCTCCGTCGTCGCTGGGCGAGGACGAGGCACCCGACCCGCCGCTGCCGAGCGATGCGCTGGCGGTTGCGGCGCGGCGCGGAACGCTGATCCACGCCCTGCTCGAACGCTTGCCCGAAGTGCCGGAGGGCGAGCGCCAGGAACGCGCGCTGCGCTGGCTTGAAAAGCAGGCGGACGATCTGGCCCACGACATGCGCGCGGAAATGGCTTCGAGCGCGATCGCAGTGCTCGACGATCCGCAATGGGCCGAGCTGTTCGGTCCGCGCGCATTGGCGGAAGTCCCGATTGCGGCGACTGTGGGCGAAGCGGTGATTGCCGGCACGATCGACCGGTTGCTGATCGAGGACGAGCGCATCCTGATCGTCGATTTCAAGACCACGCTGCGCCCGCCCCATGCGCTCGACGGGGTGCCCGGATCCACCATTCGCCAGATGGCCGCCTACGCCGCGAGCCTGCGCGCCATATATCCCGGAAGGTCGGTCGAAGCCGCGGTGCTCTACACGCACACGCCGCAACTGATCGGTCTGCCGGATGCCTTGCTCGTCTCCGAAGGGCCGGAAGCGCGAGCGGAGCGGCGGAACGTCTGA
- the trxA gene encoding thioredoxin: MSTKAVTDADFQSTVLDSDKPVLVDFWAEWCGPCKMIAPALEEISEELADKVTIAKMDIMESTEVPQKYGVQSIPLMVLFKNGEAVAQKLGAAPKSQLQSWLESEL, from the coding sequence ATGTCCACCAAAGCTGTCACCGACGCCGATTTCCAGTCCACCGTTCTCGATAGCGACAAGCCCGTGCTGGTCGATTTCTGGGCCGAGTGGTGCGGCCCGTGCAAGATGATCGCGCCGGCGCTGGAAGAGATTTCCGAAGAGCTGGCCGACAAGGTGACGATCGCCAAGATGGACATCATGGAAAGCACCGAAGTGCCGCAGAAATATGGCGTCCAGTCGATCCCGCTGATGGTGCTGTTCAAGAATGGCGAAGCGGTTGCGCAGAAGCTCGGTGCCGCGCCCAAATCGCAGCTTCAGAGCTGGCTCGAGAGCGAGCTTTGA
- a CDS encoding inositol monophosphatase family protein: MSESLTGQVHALMARASRDAIMPHYRTLDDGEITNKAADDVVTVADHASETILTEGLARLLPQASIVGEEAAEADPSIMDRLGDGLCWIVDPLDGTNNFAFGKPPFGVLVALAEGGETVAGWIYDCLSGRFCHAIQGGGAFVDGEPVSARATGHDVPIAAISLIFLDQAERAAVSEHIAPHYELVDIPRCAAEQYPRLALGENDVSLFNRTLPWDHAAGALWLNEAGGKVARLDGSAYRPADWERTGLIGAATPQLWDALAERIAAMG, from the coding sequence GTGAGCGAGAGCCTGACCGGCCAGGTTCATGCCCTGATGGCGCGCGCGAGCCGCGATGCGATCATGCCGCATTACCGCACGCTCGACGACGGCGAGATCACGAACAAGGCGGCCGACGATGTCGTCACCGTGGCCGATCATGCGAGCGAGACAATCCTCACCGAGGGTCTCGCGCGGTTGCTGCCGCAGGCCTCGATCGTGGGAGAAGAAGCGGCGGAGGCCGATCCATCGATCATGGACCGGCTCGGCGACGGGCTGTGCTGGATCGTCGACCCGCTCGACGGGACGAACAATTTCGCGTTCGGCAAGCCGCCTTTCGGCGTGCTGGTCGCGCTGGCCGAGGGCGGGGAAACGGTCGCGGGTTGGATCTACGATTGCCTGTCGGGCCGCTTCTGCCACGCCATCCAGGGCGGCGGGGCATTCGTGGACGGCGAACCGGTTTCGGCGCGCGCGACCGGGCACGACGTGCCGATCGCCGCGATTTCACTGATTTTCCTCGACCAGGCCGAGCGCGCGGCAGTGTCCGAGCATATCGCGCCGCATTACGAACTGGTCGACATTCCCCGCTGCGCCGCCGAACAATATCCGCGGCTCGCACTCGGGGAAAACGACGTTTCGCTGTTCAACCGCACCCTGCCATGGGATCACGCGGCGGGGGCGCTGTGGCTCAACGAAGCGGGCGGCAAGGTCGCGCGGCTCGATGGCAGCGCCTATCGGCCCGCGGACTGGGAGCGCACGGGCCTGATCGGAGCGGCCACGCCGCAATTGTGGGATGCACTGGCGGAGCGGATCGCCGCCATGGGCTGA
- the argJ gene encoding bifunctional glutamate N-acetyltransferase/amino-acid acetyltransferase ArgJ — protein sequence MDLDRSPLARSFPNLPAITGATPRVARARYKTWDRCDLTLVEFAKGTAVAGLFTKSACASPEVEAGRVQIGGGSARALVVNAGNANAFTGAAGREAVEQIQAQVADELDCSPEQVFVSSTGVIGVPLPKDKARAGIAAALLAEPCDWLEVARAIGTTDTFEKGATTTATIGDTEVTLIGVIKGSGMIAPDMATMLGYIVTDAAIEPALLQTMLSQANGASFGAITVDSDTSTSDTVLAFATGAAGNVPLADDDSPEAEAFAAALEDLCGQLARLVVRDGEGASKFITVKVTGADSDDSAHRIGLSIANSPLVKTAIAGEDANWGRVVMAVGKAGEPADRDRLSIAFGGIEVAREGRAVETYDEAPVAAHLKGQEIDIDVDIDLGDGQATVYTCDLTHGYISINADYRS from the coding sequence ATGGACCTCGATCGCTCTCCCCTCGCCCGTTCTTTTCCAAACCTGCCCGCGATTACTGGCGCGACGCCGCGCGTGGCGCGTGCGCGCTATAAGACCTGGGATCGGTGCGACCTGACGCTGGTCGAATTCGCCAAGGGCACCGCAGTCGCCGGGCTGTTCACCAAGAGCGCCTGCGCCTCGCCCGAAGTCGAGGCCGGACGCGTGCAGATCGGCGGCGGATCGGCCCGCGCGCTGGTCGTCAACGCGGGCAATGCCAATGCCTTCACCGGTGCCGCAGGGCGCGAAGCGGTCGAACAGATCCAGGCTCAGGTGGCCGACGAACTCGATTGCTCCCCCGAGCAGGTGTTCGTCAGCTCGACCGGCGTGATCGGCGTGCCGCTGCCGAAGGACAAGGCGCGCGCCGGGATCGCCGCCGCGCTCCTCGCGGAGCCGTGCGATTGGCTCGAAGTCGCGCGTGCGATCGGCACCACCGACACGTTCGAAAAGGGCGCGACGACCACCGCAACGATCGGCGATACCGAGGTCACGCTGATCGGCGTGATCAAGGGCAGCGGCATGATCGCGCCCGATATGGCGACCATGCTCGGCTATATCGTCACCGATGCGGCGATCGAACCGGCCCTGCTGCAGACAATGCTCTCGCAGGCCAACGGGGCCAGCTTCGGTGCGATCACCGTCGATAGCGACACGTCGACCAGCGACACCGTGCTTGCCTTCGCAACCGGCGCGGCGGGCAATGTCCCGCTCGCCGATGACGACAGTCCCGAAGCCGAAGCCTTTGCCGCTGCGCTCGAGGACTTGTGCGGCCAGCTCGCCCGGCTCGTGGTGCGCGACGGCGAAGGCGCAAGCAAGTTCATCACGGTGAAGGTGACGGGCGCGGATTCGGATGACAGCGCGCACCGGATCGGCCTCTCGATCGCCAATTCGCCGCTGGTGAAGACCGCGATCGCGGGCGAGGACGCCAATTGGGGCCGTGTGGTGATGGCCGTCGGCAAGGCCGGCGAACCGGCGGATCGCGACCGCCTGTCGATTGCATTCGGCGGCATCGAGGTGGCGCGCGAAGGCCGCGCAGTCGAAACCTATGACGAAGCGCCGGTTGCCGCGCATCTCAAAGGACAGGAGATCGATATCGATGTCGATATCGATCTCGGAGACGGACAGGCCACGGTCTACACCTGCGATCTCACCCACGGCTATATTTCGATCAACGCGGACTACCGCTCGTGA
- a CDS encoding SEC-C metal-binding domain-containing protein, translating to MNLNRNAPCPCGSGAKYKHCHGRAG from the coding sequence ATGAACCTCAACCGCAACGCCCCGTGCCCCTGCGGTTCGGGTGCAAAGTACAAGCACTGCCACGGCAGGGCGGGTTAA